The following coding sequences lie in one Zingiber officinale cultivar Zhangliang chromosome 2B, Zo_v1.1, whole genome shotgun sequence genomic window:
- the LOC122049560 gene encoding auxin-responsive protein IAA2-like encodes MEDDHESLGDACPQLLNLIQNEKVGKKRIGGLDASEEKKLELTLGLPGGVGEEENPFVLSSCIFSKVSKTSSGRGVLGSEQLEAGLFQLQSKGGYGTEWPHKTTWNREKFDEQQSLEKAHGGTENEAGSNTSFQTGVSAGAPVVGWPPIRAFRKNLASSSVKQSVELQNGNIDEKVKVASCKKGLLIKINMDGIPIGRKVDLNACGSYKKLSVAVESLFLDLLEAQKETSTNDLRMDEEAKQAFKSLLDGSGEYTLVYEDNEGDRMLVGDVPWDMFVSSVKRLRVLKSSDLSSLHDWEARKEQQLSVEYGDEGQAN; translated from the exons ATGGAAGATGACCATGAGAGCTTGGGAGATGCATGCCCTCAGCTACTAAACTTAATCCAAAATGAAAAAGTCGGGAAAAAAAGAATTGGGGGTTTAGATGCCTCAGAAGAGAAGAAATTAGAGCTGACGCTTGGGCTTCCTGGAGGAGTTGGGGAAGAAGAGAACCCCTTTGTTCTATCTTCTTGTATCTTTTCAAAGGTTTCCAAGACCTCTTCCGGAAGGGGAGTTTTAG GTTCTGAGCAGCTAGAAGCTGGATTGTTCCAGTTGCAGAGCAAAGGAGGGTATGGAACGGAATGGCCGCACAAGACAACTTGGAACCGTGAGAAATTTGATGAGCAGCAAAGTCTTGAGAAAGCACATGGTGGCACTGAGAATGAAGCTGGATCAAACACCAGCTTCCAGACAGG AGTTTCTGCCGGGGCTCCTGTTGTTGGTTGGCCTCCGATCAGAGCCTTCAGAAAGAACCTAGCAAGTAGCTCAGTCAAGCAATCTGTGGAGCTTCAGAATGGAAATATTGATGAAAAAGTGAAGGTTGCCAGCTGCAAGAAGGGTTTGCTCATCAAGATTAACATGGATGGTATCCCCATTGGAAGAAAGGTGGATCTGAATGCCTGTGGTAGCTACAAGAAGCTTTCGGTTGCTGTTGAATCTCTCTTTCTGGACCTTCTCGAAG CCCAAAAGGAGACCTCTACAAATGACCTTCGAATGGATGAGGAAGCAAAACAAGCATTCAAAAGTTTATTGGATGGCTCTGGCGAATacactttggtttatgaagacaATGAAGGTGACAGAATGCTAGTGGGGGATGTTCCTTGGGA CATGTTTGTTTCTTCAGTAAAAAGATTGAGGGTGTTGAAAAGTTCTGATCTTTCCTCTCTACAT GATTGGGAAGCCAGAAAAGAACAGCAACTGAGTGTTGAATATGGCGACGAAGGCCAGGCTAATTGA